GTGCGGAGCCAGGAGTTAGATTTGATAGAAGGAAAAAACTTTTAATGCCTCAGAATTCTCTAGAATTTTAGGCTAATTGTGATACTATCAGTGCCCAGACTTCTGGCAGGTAACTCAAAATTCACAAATAAAAGAGATAGAAGACAGATTTTCTTTGGCTCTGCTTGTGCTGCTGTTGTATTTTGTCACAGGCTGATATTGTAGTATTTGGACATGGCGTTTTGTACTGCCCGCTAGGAAGCACGAGAATGTAGGCGAGATCCTTAAGCACAGAAACCTTCCTAGTACCTGCCATTTTAATAGAAAAAGAAAGCTTAACTGAAATTGTGTAACAACAATGCGGTCAATGTTCTTCTGTCACAGAAAAACCAAGAGATTTCTTGATAAAGATGCTGGAAAAAATAAAGCTTGCAAGAGTGACAAATGATTATCCTTATCTTATGAACGAATCCAACTTGAATGCCATGTTTGATATGCTAGATACTGCAGGCCAGGGCTACATAACTGTACCTCAGTTCAAAGGAGGTAAGTACTTTAGATTTTTCCCCACATTTTTAAATACCTGACAGTTTTCAAGGATAGAAGCCACAGCAAGTGAGGGTACATAGCTTCAATAATATCCTCATTTTAGTAAAACAGATATAGGACCATTTGCCCACTTCATGTTTTCATCCCCAAAAGAACTGGGAAACACATTCCATCACAACGGTTTGAGAAGTGGtcctacctgcccccccccccacacacactgtaaCTGGTGTTGCTTAGAAGCATGCCTCCTCAAAgcagagatgtgaaggcctgaaAATCAGAAAAATGGGGAagtccccccctccaattttttgAGGTGCCTCAGTTTTTTCTAGTGAGAAAAAAAcctgtgaaatattttctccTTTAGAATGAATGAAATGCATCTTAAGGCAAGGTTTTCCCCTAATAAATATGTATATAAGTCTGGGGATTTGTTCTGTTTTCCAGTGGAAAATTGGGATGTTTGGAAGAACGCTGAagaaaaactgatttttttcctttataaATGACTGGAATGAAAGACCAACTGGGTTTAAACATCAGGTTTATAAGcatcttcctttctctcccctccactGTTTAGCACTTCAAAGCATGGGACTGAGTACTGAAGATGTAATTTATAGAGACGAAGACCAAATTACATTGGAAATGTTCAAGGAAAATGTGTAAGTTAATAATCTAGAGTTGTCTGATTTTGAGTGGAGTCCTTTAGACCATCTGAGTCTTTATGGGACAGATGTCTCAAAAGAAACAGATGTTCCCTtagctgtattttttttaatctgagtATTTATACCACCTTATTTTTTCGTAACATAAGCTAACAAATTTGAAGCAAATGAAATTGGCTCCTAAATGATATGCAGTTCCACCCTTTGAAATGTTTATGATGTTGTGGTATTCTAGAAATACTTGATTGTAAATGTTCAGGAAGTTTTGAATTAGAACAATTCCAGAGATATACTTAAAATTCTAATTACAGTAACCCAAGAGTATGTGGCTTGGACCAACTATTATTCTAGGGACTAGGGCCAAACAGTAGGGACTACAGCCAAATATTTGGGTGCTTGATTGATACACACGAATTTAGTCTCGTCTTGTCCCCACTGCTGGCCAATTCTTTTCCCGCCAAGGGCACACCTCCCCTTTCTGGTTGTGTGTAAAGTTTCCCCCAGCTCCTTCCCT
The Eublepharis macularius isolate TG4126 chromosome 9, MPM_Emac_v1.0, whole genome shotgun sequence genome window above contains:
- the EFCAB10 gene encoding EF-hand calcium-binding domain-containing protein 10; translation: MDREEEGCRYLEQHKIPDLLHNLSALLLYHRPEKPRDFLIKMLEKIKLARVTNDYPYLMNESNLNAMFDMLDTAGQGYITVPQFKGALQSMGLSTEDVIYRDEDQITLEMFKENVMKKFAEMWAAF